The proteins below are encoded in one region of Acidithiobacillus ferrooxidans ATCC 23270:
- the mnmA gene encoding tRNA 2-thiouridine(34) synthase MnmA, with protein MADKKALIALSGGVDSAVAALLMQGQGYELTGVTMRLWPRSRCCDEKDIEDAAEICARLGIPYTVLDYREAFRRQVVDVFVAEYQAGRTPNPCARCNQFLKFDALLAEGEKLGATMLATGHYARLAETSSGTALLRGRDHAKDQSYFLFAIGAGILSRLRFPVGGMNKDEVRAMARKHGLPVAAKQDSQDICFVPDGDYRRFLEDYAGLDMAQEGEMVDSSGQVLGHHPGTLHFTVGQRKGLGGGSDQPRYVLALDPAQNRVIVGGEDELYRGVVSLAECNWLTDLSPGETHAVTVKLRYRSRAESAMLHLLSDARAELRFREPQRAVTPGQAAVCYQGERLLGGGWIQGTE; from the coding sequence ATGGCCGATAAAAAAGCCCTCATCGCCCTCTCGGGAGGAGTGGATTCCGCCGTGGCGGCCCTGCTCATGCAGGGGCAGGGCTACGAACTCACCGGCGTGACCATGCGCCTGTGGCCCAGGAGCCGCTGCTGCGATGAAAAAGATATCGAAGACGCCGCCGAGATCTGCGCCCGTCTGGGGATTCCCTACACGGTGCTGGATTATCGCGAGGCGTTCCGACGTCAGGTGGTCGACGTATTTGTCGCCGAATATCAGGCGGGGCGTACGCCCAATCCTTGTGCGCGCTGCAATCAGTTCCTCAAGTTCGATGCTTTGCTGGCGGAAGGCGAAAAGTTGGGCGCCACGATGCTGGCGACGGGCCATTATGCGCGGCTGGCGGAAACCTCCTCGGGTACTGCTCTGCTGCGTGGCCGTGACCATGCCAAAGATCAATCCTATTTTCTTTTCGCCATTGGCGCGGGGATACTGTCCCGCCTGCGCTTTCCCGTGGGTGGCATGAACAAGGACGAGGTGCGCGCCATGGCCCGTAAGCATGGCCTGCCCGTGGCCGCCAAGCAGGACTCACAGGATATCTGCTTTGTCCCGGACGGCGACTACCGCCGCTTTCTGGAGGATTACGCCGGGCTGGACATGGCGCAGGAAGGAGAGATGGTTGACAGCAGCGGGCAGGTGCTGGGCCATCATCCGGGTACGCTCCACTTCACCGTAGGGCAGCGCAAAGGTCTGGGTGGCGGCAGTGACCAGCCGCGCTATGTCCTTGCGCTGGACCCGGCGCAGAACCGGGTGATTGTCGGAGGTGAGGATGAGCTCTACCGCGGTGTGGTCAGCCTGGCCGAGTGCAACTGGCTGACGGATTTGTCCCCCGGCGAAACCCACGCCGTGACCGTAAAACTGCGTTACCGCTCCCGCGCCGAGTCGGCCATGCTGCATCTGCTCTCCGATGCCCGGGCCGAACTCCGCTTTCGCGAGCCGCAACGCGCCGTTACCCCCGGTCAGGCCGCCGTCTGCTATCAGGGTGAGCGCCTGCTGGGCGGAGGGTGGATTCAGGGCACGGAATAG
- the rhuM gene encoding virulence protein RhuM/Fic/DOC family protein has product MSDVVIYEAEGGQSQLRVRLDHETVWLTQEQMASLFGRERSVVTKHIRNIFQEGELAEDSVCAKFALTAADGKTYDTAHYNLDVIISVGYRVKSRQGTRFRQWATGVLRQHIVSGYTVNEQRLREEGVKLREMQRTVALLARTLTHQELVTEAGRDVLAVITDYAYALTLLDRYDHGTLAIEGTTGGLRQAIGYEEGIAIVAGMKGQFDGLFGLEKDQGFKSALATIHQTFDGRELYPSVEEKAAHLLYFIVKNHAFSDGNKRIAAALFITFLARNDILYRPDGGKRLADNALVALTLLIAESRPDERDTIVKVIVNLINRSND; this is encoded by the coding sequence ATGAGCGACGTTGTCATCTACGAGGCCGAGGGCGGCCAATCCCAGCTGCGGGTGCGGCTGGACCACGAAACCGTGTGGTTGACCCAAGAGCAGATGGCAAGCCTGTTCGGACGCGAACGGTCGGTGGTGACCAAACACATCCGCAATATCTTCCAGGAAGGCGAACTGGCCGAGGATTCAGTGTGTGCAAAATTTGCACTTACTGCCGCCGACGGCAAAACCTACGATACCGCCCACTACAACCTCGACGTCATCATCTCCGTCGGCTACCGGGTCAAGTCCCGCCAGGGCACCCGCTTCCGCCAGTGGGCCACGGGCGTGCTGCGCCAGCACATCGTCTCCGGCTACACGGTCAACGAACAACGGCTGCGCGAGGAGGGCGTCAAGCTGCGGGAGATGCAGCGCACCGTGGCCCTGCTGGCCCGTACCCTCACCCACCAGGAACTGGTGACCGAAGCGGGCCGGGATGTCCTGGCGGTCATCACCGACTACGCCTATGCGCTCACCCTGCTCGATCGCTACGACCACGGCACCCTGGCCATCGAAGGCACCACCGGCGGACTGCGCCAGGCCATCGGCTACGAAGAAGGCATCGCCATCGTCGCCGGCATGAAAGGCCAATTCGACGGCCTGTTCGGTCTGGAAAAGGACCAGGGCTTCAAAAGCGCCCTGGCCACCATCCACCAGACCTTCGACGGCCGCGAGCTCTATCCCAGCGTCGAGGAAAAGGCCGCCCACCTGCTCTACTTCATCGTCAAGAACCACGCCTTCAGCGATGGCAACAAACGCATCGCCGCCGCCCTGTTCATCACCTTCCTGGCCCGCAACGACATCCTCTACCGCCCCGACGGCGGCAAACGCCTGGCCGACAACGCCCTGGTGGCCCTCACCCTGCTCATCGCCGAAAGCCGCCCGGACGAGCGCGACACCATCGTCAAGGTGATTGTCAACCTGATCAACCGGAGCAACGACTGA
- the iscA gene encoding iron-sulfur cluster assembly protein IscA, whose translation MALTLSESAARQVRKSIAKRGKGLGIRIGVKTSGCSGLSYVMEFVDVPNPEDLVFPHDDVNLFVDPKSLIYLDGTELDFTREGLNEGFRFNNPNVKDACGCGESFTT comes from the coding sequence ATGGCTTTGACCTTATCGGAAAGTGCGGCGCGGCAGGTGCGCAAGAGTATTGCCAAACGTGGCAAGGGTCTGGGTATCCGCATCGGCGTGAAAACCAGCGGTTGCTCGGGGCTGTCGTATGTCATGGAGTTTGTGGATGTCCCCAACCCGGAAGATCTGGTGTTTCCCCATGATGACGTGAATCTTTTCGTGGACCCCAAAAGTCTCATTTATCTGGATGGCACCGAACTGGACTTCACCCGGGAAGGCTTGAACGAGGGATTCCGTTTTAATAATCCCAACGTGAAGGATGCCTGCGGTTGCGGTGAGAGCTTTACGACCTGA
- the hscB gene encoding Fe-S protein assembly co-chaperone HscB gives MVDSCCRCGAELGAPPALCASCGAVQPFRADLSLYAVAGLPETYDLDVQALRTQVLALQKGLHPDRFANAEPAARRYSLEWSTRLNEALAILRDPLRRADYLLQRQGVDALGEQVKVADPELLMTQMIYRERLEDLVAAHDLSGMEALRQEVDTAVSGVVQRLRGLLGILPCVEPEAAGAALRELQFLDKLLGEIDRCEESLQNA, from the coding sequence ATGGTGGACTCCTGTTGCCGCTGCGGGGCGGAGTTGGGTGCTCCGCCCGCGCTTTGCGCTTCTTGCGGGGCGGTGCAGCCCTTCCGCGCGGACCTGTCCCTGTATGCGGTGGCGGGCCTGCCCGAAACTTATGATCTGGACGTGCAGGCGCTGCGCACCCAAGTATTGGCGCTGCAAAAAGGCCTGCATCCGGACCGCTTCGCCAATGCAGAACCGGCGGCAAGACGCTATTCCCTGGAGTGGAGTACCCGCCTCAATGAGGCCTTAGCCATATTGCGGGACCCCCTGCGGCGTGCCGATTATCTCCTGCAGCGGCAAGGCGTGGACGCGCTGGGTGAGCAGGTGAAGGTCGCTGACCCGGAACTGCTGATGACCCAGATGATCTATCGCGAACGTCTGGAAGATCTGGTGGCGGCACACGACCTGTCGGGCATGGAGGCTTTGCGTCAGGAAGTGGATACGGCAGTGAGCGGCGTGGTGCAACGTCTCAGGGGATTGTTGGGCATTTTACCCTGTGTTGAGCCGGAAGCAGCGGGTGCTGCGCTGCGCGAGTTGCAGTTTCTCGATAAGCTTCTCGGCGAGATCGATCGCTGCGAAGAGTCTTTGCAGAATGCCTGA
- the hsdR gene encoding EcoAI/FtnUII family type I restriction enzme subunit R, whose translation MDSKEKKKLSESDICDLFITPAINKAGWEPMTQIRREVTLTPGPVVVRGNMSSRNKKKKKFADYVLSWEPGVPVAVVEAKDNNHIVSHGIQQALGYAEILDVPSALSSNGDAFASHNKAPAAGENIETEFPLESFPTPQDLWKRYKSYRGIEDEAEKLVVQPYHLDVSGKEPRYYQVEAINRAVEAVAGGKKRVLLVMATGTGKTYTTFQIIWRLWKAGEVKRILFLADRNILIDQTLVNDFKPFGSVMTKIKNRKIDPSYEIYLGLYQAITGPDEEDKIFKYVSRDFFDMIVIDECHRGSAADDSAWREILEYFNNAVQLGLTATPKETKYVSSSTYFGEPVYTYSLKQGIEDGFLAPYKVVRIDIDKDIEGWTPPPGMTDDLGQEIEHREYNQKDMDRILVLNQRTKLVARRIMKYLNATDPFSKTIVFCEDIDHAERMRVALVNAAGQLALDNPKYIMRITGDSVEGKAELDNFIDPEIKFPVIATTSELLTTGVDAKTCKLIVLDKTITSMTSFKQIIGRGTRIDEENNKWFFTIMDFKKATELFRDPDFDGEAVVIYEPGDDDDPVPPDPEPGEGDDEGDGGVDETPGVYKVRVSGVDVNIISERVEYIGPDGNLITESYKDFSRKQIRKEFTSLDDFLKRWNNAAKKQALIDELEEHGIVLDNLATEIGKDYSDFDLICHIAWGQPPLTRKERANKVKKRNYFTKYGEQARAVLTALLDKYADEGIATLESAKVLRLDPFKTIGTPVEIINTIFGGKEKYESAIQELEQELFKKEESA comes from the coding sequence ATGGATAGCAAAGAGAAGAAAAAACTAAGCGAGTCTGACATCTGCGACCTATTCATCACGCCCGCGATCAATAAAGCTGGCTGGGAACCAATGACGCAGATTCGTCGCGAGGTGACGCTCACGCCCGGCCCGGTCGTCGTGCGCGGCAACATGTCCTCGCGCAACAAGAAGAAAAAGAAATTCGCCGACTACGTTCTGTCCTGGGAGCCGGGCGTACCCGTCGCCGTGGTTGAGGCCAAAGACAATAATCACATCGTCAGCCACGGCATCCAGCAGGCGCTCGGCTATGCGGAAATCCTCGATGTGCCGAGCGCCCTCAGTTCAAACGGCGATGCCTTTGCTTCCCATAACAAAGCTCCCGCCGCTGGCGAAAACATCGAGACAGAGTTTCCGCTCGAATCCTTCCCTACACCTCAGGACTTGTGGAAGCGCTACAAATCCTATCGCGGCATCGAAGATGAAGCAGAAAAACTGGTCGTGCAGCCTTACCACCTGGATGTGTCGGGCAAGGAGCCGCGCTACTACCAGGTGGAGGCGATCAACCGTGCCGTCGAAGCCGTGGCCGGCGGCAAGAAACGCGTGCTGCTCGTCATGGCAACGGGCACCGGCAAGACCTACACGACATTTCAAATTATCTGGCGCTTGTGGAAAGCGGGCGAGGTCAAACGCATCCTGTTTCTGGCTGACCGGAACATCCTCATCGACCAGACCCTCGTCAACGACTTCAAGCCCTTCGGCTCGGTCATGACGAAGATCAAGAACCGCAAGATCGACCCGTCCTACGAAATCTATCTCGGCCTGTATCAGGCCATTACCGGCCCGGACGAAGAAGACAAGATATTCAAGTATGTCTCGCGCGATTTTTTCGACATGATCGTCATCGACGAATGCCATCGCGGCAGCGCGGCGGACGATTCCGCCTGGCGCGAAATCCTCGAATACTTCAACAACGCAGTTCAGCTCGGTCTCACCGCCACGCCCAAGGAAACCAAATACGTTTCGAGCAGCACCTACTTTGGCGAGCCGGTTTACACCTACAGTCTCAAGCAGGGGATCGAAGATGGCTTTCTCGCGCCCTACAAGGTCGTGCGCATCGACATAGACAAAGACATCGAAGGCTGGACGCCGCCGCCAGGCATGACGGACGATCTGGGCCAGGAAATCGAGCACCGCGAGTACAACCAGAAGGACATGGATCGCATTCTGGTGCTCAACCAGCGCACCAAGCTGGTTGCCAGGCGCATTATGAAATATCTCAATGCGACCGACCCGTTTTCCAAGACCATCGTTTTTTGCGAAGACATCGACCACGCCGAACGCATGCGTGTGGCACTGGTGAATGCGGCAGGCCAGCTCGCGCTGGACAATCCGAAATACATCATGCGCATCACCGGCGACAGCGTCGAGGGCAAGGCCGAGTTGGACAACTTCATCGACCCGGAGATCAAGTTCCCGGTTATCGCGACCACCTCGGAATTGCTGACCACGGGCGTCGATGCCAAAACCTGCAAGCTCATCGTGCTGGACAAGACCATCACCTCGATGACCAGCTTCAAGCAGATCATCGGGCGCGGCACCCGCATCGACGAGGAAAACAACAAGTGGTTCTTCACCATCATGGATTTCAAGAAGGCCACCGAGTTGTTCCGCGACCCGGACTTCGATGGCGAAGCCGTGGTCATCTACGAGCCCGGCGATGACGACGACCCCGTGCCGCCCGATCCGGAGCCCGGCGAAGGGGATGACGAGGGCGATGGCGGTGTCGACGAAACACCCGGCGTCTACAAAGTCCGCGTCAGCGGGGTGGACGTGAATATCATCTCCGAGCGCGTCGAATACATCGGGCCGGACGGCAACCTGATCACCGAGTCCTACAAGGACTTCAGCCGCAAGCAGATTCGGAAAGAATTCACCTCGCTGGATGACTTCCTCAAGCGCTGGAACAACGCCGCGAAAAAGCAGGCCCTCATCGACGAGCTGGAAGAACACGGCATCGTTCTGGACAACCTCGCCACGGAAATTGGCAAGGACTACAGCGACTTCGACCTGATCTGCCATATCGCCTGGGGCCAGCCCCCGCTCACCCGCAAAGAGCGCGCCAATAAGGTCAAGAAGCGCAACTACTTCACCAAATACGGCGAACAGGCCCGCGCCGTACTCACCGCGCTGCTCGACAAATATGCCGACGAAGGTATCGCCACACTGGAAAGCGCCAAGGTGCTGCGCCTCGATCCTTTCAAGACCATAGGCACGCCCGTGGAAATCATCAACACCATCTTCGGCGGCAAAGAAAAGTACGAATCCGCCATCCAGGAACTGGAACAAGAGCTGTTTAAGAAGGAAGAATCTGCATGA
- the hscA gene encoding Fe-S protein assembly chaperone HscA, which translates to MALMQIAEPGTAADPHQRRLAIGIDLGTTHSLVASVLSAVPTVMRDHDGKYLLPSVVRYLGGGGIHVGYPAVAAAGQDPHNTIASAKRLMGRGHGDVQTLAGHLPYDLVPGEGMVRLRTVAGEKSPVEVSAEILRVLKERAVETLGGEPEGAVITVPAYFDEAQRQATKDAARLAGLNVLRLLAEPTAAAVAYGLDKGSEGIFAIYDLGGGTFDISILRLQAGVFEVLATAGDSALGGDDMDHALAEWLMQEEGGDASDPLWRRQVLQQARTAKEALSAVAETMIVLTPSGRAAREIKLSRGRLESLIQPVIQRSLPACRRALRDAGLKLDEIEGVVLVGGATRVPAVRAMVEEFFRQKPLTDIDPDQVVAIGAAIQADALVGNQREDLLLMDVLPLSLGLETMGGLVEKIIPRNTPIPVARAQEFTTFKDGQTAMSIHVVQGERDLVQDCRSLARFSLRGIPPMVAGAARIRVTFQVDADGLLAVRAEETSTGVRSEVVVKPSYGLNDEEIARMLQDSFIHGAEDVVRRRLSEAKVEGERVREALRTALAADADLLDPAEREALDKAGTALTNALSGDDAGVITAAAEAVETAAEPLVQRRMDSALRRAITGRSIDELGD; encoded by the coding sequence ATGGCGTTAATGCAAATTGCAGAACCGGGCACGGCCGCTGATCCCCATCAGCGGCGGCTGGCTATCGGTATCGACCTGGGAACCACCCATTCGCTGGTGGCCTCCGTATTGTCGGCGGTGCCCACCGTCATGCGCGATCATGACGGTAAATATCTCCTGCCTTCGGTGGTGCGCTACCTCGGCGGCGGCGGTATTCATGTAGGCTATCCCGCGGTCGCTGCCGCCGGGCAGGACCCGCACAATACCATCGCCTCGGCGAAACGCCTGATGGGGCGCGGCCACGGCGATGTGCAAACCCTCGCCGGGCACCTACCTTACGACCTTGTTCCTGGAGAGGGTATGGTGCGCCTGCGTACAGTGGCGGGTGAAAAATCCCCCGTAGAGGTGTCTGCCGAAATATTGCGGGTGCTCAAAGAGCGGGCGGTGGAAACCCTGGGTGGCGAACCGGAGGGCGCGGTGATCACGGTGCCCGCTTATTTCGACGAGGCCCAGCGTCAGGCCACCAAAGATGCGGCCCGTCTGGCGGGACTGAACGTGTTGCGTCTACTGGCCGAGCCGACCGCGGCGGCGGTGGCCTATGGCTTGGACAAGGGCAGTGAAGGCATTTTTGCCATCTACGATCTGGGCGGCGGAACCTTCGATATTTCCATATTGCGCCTGCAGGCCGGAGTCTTTGAGGTGCTGGCGACCGCCGGTGATTCCGCCCTGGGCGGTGACGATATGGATCATGCGCTGGCCGAATGGCTGATGCAGGAGGAGGGCGGCGATGCGTCCGATCCCCTCTGGCGGCGGCAGGTGCTGCAGCAGGCGCGTACCGCCAAGGAGGCGCTCAGTGCCGTTGCTGAAACGATGATAGTGCTGACGCCTTCCGGTCGCGCGGCCCGCGAGATAAAACTGTCGCGTGGCCGGTTGGAGTCACTGATTCAGCCGGTGATCCAGCGGTCCCTCCCGGCTTGTCGGCGGGCGCTGCGGGATGCCGGTTTAAAGCTGGATGAGATTGAAGGCGTGGTGCTGGTGGGCGGCGCCACCCGTGTCCCCGCCGTGCGCGCGATGGTGGAGGAATTCTTTCGGCAGAAGCCGCTGACGGACATCGACCCCGATCAGGTGGTGGCCATAGGGGCCGCCATTCAGGCCGATGCCCTGGTAGGCAATCAGCGTGAAGATTTGCTGCTCATGGACGTGCTGCCGCTGTCCCTTGGTCTGGAGACCATGGGCGGACTGGTGGAGAAAATCATTCCCCGCAATACCCCTATTCCGGTGGCACGGGCGCAGGAGTTCACCACCTTCAAGGATGGTCAGACGGCCATGAGTATTCACGTCGTGCAGGGGGAGCGCGATCTGGTGCAGGACTGTCGTTCTCTGGCGCGTTTCAGTCTGCGCGGCATTCCCCCCATGGTGGCCGGTGCCGCAAGGATTCGCGTGACTTTTCAGGTGGACGCCGATGGCCTGCTGGCGGTGCGTGCAGAGGAAACCAGTACGGGGGTGCGTTCGGAAGTCGTCGTCAAACCGTCTTACGGTCTGAATGATGAAGAAATCGCCAGGATGTTGCAGGACTCGTTCATCCATGGCGCCGAAGACGTGGTCAGAAGACGCCTGTCAGAAGCCAAAGTGGAGGGTGAGCGCGTACGCGAAGCCTTGCGTACGGCTTTGGCCGCCGATGCCGACCTGCTGGATCCGGCGGAGCGGGAAGCCCTGGACAAGGCCGGTACCGCGTTGACCAACGCCTTGTCGGGTGACGACGCCGGCGTGATCACGGCCGCCGCGGAGGCGGTGGAAACCGCCGCAGAACCGCTGGTGCAACGGCGTATGGACAGTGCCCTACGCCGCGCCATCACTGGCCGTTCCATTGACGAACTGGGAGACTGA
- a CDS encoding type I restriction-modification system subunit M produces the protein MSNVSGVIKSIQDIMRKDVGVDGDAQRISQLVWMFFLKIFDDREAELMLLEDDYKSPLPNHLRWRAWATNPEGMTGDALADFVNVQLFPYLKERLPTAGAQGKRAQVVRSVFEDAYNYMKSGTLMRQVINKICEIDFNNSGDRHTFGSIYEQILRDLQSAGNAGEFYTPRAVTRFIVNRVNPRLEETVLDPACGTGGFLTCAIDHKREHYVKTREDEETLVNTIRGFEKKALPHMLAVTNMILHGIDTPTHIRHDNTLSRPYKDYGNADRVNVIITNPPFGGMEEDGIENNFPAHLRTRETADLFMALVIKLLKDQGRAAIVLPDGFLFGEGMKTRLKQILLEECNLHTIVRLPNGVFAPYTGIKTNLLFFTKGKPTEHVWYYEHPYPEGVKNYNKTKPMRFEEFETEIAWWGDEADGFKARVQTEQAWKVPVADIVARNYNLDIKNPHVGEQISHDPDELLAQYQQLMNEVADIRGALKRELAAALGR, from the coding sequence ATGAGTAATGTTTCCGGCGTCATCAAGTCCATACAGGACATCATGCGCAAGGATGTCGGCGTCGATGGCGACGCCCAGCGCATCAGCCAACTGGTCTGGATGTTTTTCCTGAAAATTTTCGATGACCGCGAAGCCGAACTGATGCTGCTGGAAGACGACTACAAATCCCCGCTGCCCAATCACCTGCGCTGGCGCGCATGGGCCACCAACCCCGAAGGCATGACCGGAGATGCGCTGGCCGACTTCGTCAACGTGCAACTGTTCCCCTACCTGAAGGAAAGGCTGCCCACGGCAGGCGCCCAGGGCAAGCGCGCCCAGGTGGTGCGCAGCGTGTTCGAAGACGCCTACAACTACATGAAGTCCGGCACGCTGATGCGCCAGGTCATCAACAAGATTTGCGAAATCGACTTCAACAACAGCGGCGACCGCCACACCTTCGGCAGCATCTACGAACAAATCCTGCGCGACCTGCAAAGCGCCGGCAACGCGGGCGAGTTCTACACCCCGCGCGCCGTCACCCGTTTCATCGTCAACCGCGTCAATCCCAGGCTGGAAGAAACCGTGCTCGACCCCGCCTGCGGCACCGGCGGCTTTCTCACCTGCGCTATCGACCACAAGCGCGAGCACTACGTCAAAACCCGCGAAGATGAAGAGACGCTGGTCAACACCATCCGGGGCTTTGAAAAGAAGGCGCTGCCGCACATGCTGGCCGTCACCAACATGATCCTGCATGGCATTGACACCCCCACCCATATCAGGCACGACAACACACTGAGCCGCCCCTACAAGGACTACGGCAACGCCGACCGCGTCAACGTCATCATCACCAACCCGCCCTTCGGCGGCATGGAAGAAGACGGCATCGAAAACAACTTCCCCGCCCACCTACGTACCCGCGAAACGGCGGACCTGTTCATGGCCCTCGTCATCAAGCTGCTCAAGGATCAAGGCCGTGCCGCCATCGTCCTGCCCGATGGTTTCCTGTTTGGCGAAGGCATGAAGACCCGCCTCAAACAAATCCTTCTGGAAGAATGCAACCTACACACCATCGTGCGCCTGCCCAACGGCGTGTTCGCGCCCTACACCGGCATCAAGACCAACCTGCTGTTCTTCACCAAGGGCAAACCCACCGAGCACGTCTGGTACTACGAGCACCCCTACCCGGAAGGCGTGAAGAACTACAACAAGACCAAGCCCATGCGCTTCGAGGAATTCGAAACCGAGATCGCCTGGTGGGGCGACGAGGCGGACGGCTTCAAGGCGCGCGTGCAGACCGAGCAGGCCTGGAAAGTCCCAGTCGCCGACATCGTCGCCCGCAACTACAACCTCGACATCAAGAACCCCCACGTCGGTGAACAGATCAGCCACGACCCGGACGAACTGCTGGCCCAATACCAGCAGCTCATGAACGAGGTCGCCGACATCCGCGGCGCGCTCAAGCGTGAACTGGCGGCAGCCCTGGGCAGGTGA
- the fdx gene encoding ISC system 2Fe-2S type ferredoxin has product MTKIRVLPNPEVCPEGAEFDAEPGETIIAAALRNDIHIEHACEMSCACTTCHVILRAGFDSLVPAEEKEEDLLDKAWGLEPTSRLSCQAKVTNTQLVIEIPKYTINLEKERH; this is encoded by the coding sequence ATGACAAAAATACGCGTCCTGCCGAACCCGGAAGTCTGTCCCGAGGGGGCGGAGTTCGACGCTGAGCCGGGGGAGACCATCATCGCCGCGGCACTGCGCAATGATATTCACATCGAGCATGCCTGCGAGATGTCCTGCGCCTGCACTACCTGTCATGTGATTCTGCGCGCGGGTTTTGACAGTCTCGTCCCTGCGGAAGAAAAAGAAGAGGATTTGCTCGATAAGGCCTGGGGCCTGGAGCCGACCTCCCGCCTCAGTTGCCAGGCGAAAGTGACGAATACCCAACTGGTCATCGAAATCCCCAAATACACCATCAATCTGGAAAAGGAGCGGCACTGA
- a CDS encoding patatin-like phospholipase family protein — protein MTIGLALGSGAARGWAHIGVINALNDQGIVPDIVCGTSIGALVGASYVSNNLEKLEKWVCSLTKFETAKFFAINMSLNGFVNKERLHYFLNKYVADDDSKIEDIVNKKYASVATDLQTGSEIWLTDGSILDAVFSSISMPGLFPAVKNNGRWLIDGGLVNPVPVSVCRALGADVVIAVTLNDDIVGKHLQNNKILKTQDAGVTGKISDLITAYTASIFPATGDEEQPPSLFDAIAGSVNIMQDRITRSRMAGDPPDILLSPRLSHIGLLEFYRAGEAITEGKECVKSMLPEIQRVLGIS, from the coding sequence ATGACTATTGGCCTGGCTCTTGGCAGTGGCGCGGCCCGCGGGTGGGCGCATATAGGGGTAATAAACGCGCTGAATGATCAAGGAATCGTACCGGATATCGTTTGTGGCACGTCCATAGGCGCGCTGGTCGGCGCATCCTATGTTTCCAACAATCTTGAGAAGCTGGAGAAATGGGTTTGTTCACTGACAAAGTTTGAAACAGCCAAATTTTTTGCCATCAACATGTCATTGAATGGTTTTGTCAATAAAGAGCGGCTACATTATTTTCTCAATAAATATGTGGCAGATGATGACTCAAAAATAGAGGATATAGTTAACAAAAAATATGCATCGGTAGCAACCGACTTGCAAACCGGCAGCGAGATCTGGTTGACGGACGGTTCAATTCTGGATGCCGTCTTTTCGTCCATATCCATGCCCGGCCTCTTTCCGGCGGTCAAGAACAACGGCAGGTGGCTCATAGATGGCGGATTGGTGAATCCCGTCCCCGTTTCGGTCTGTCGGGCTCTTGGCGCCGATGTGGTTATTGCCGTAACGTTGAACGATGATATCGTTGGAAAACATCTTCAAAATAACAAAATCCTGAAAACACAGGATGCCGGCGTTACCGGAAAAATATCAGACCTGATCACGGCATATACCGCCTCGATATTTCCGGCGACAGGCGATGAGGAGCAACCACCCAGCCTCTTTGATGCCATCGCCGGCTCGGTGAATATCATGCAGGACAGGATCACCAGGAGTCGCATGGCCGGAGATCCTCCGGATATCCTGCTTTCTCCAAGGCTGTCCCACATTGGCTTACTGGAGTTTTATCGCGCCGGTGAAGCCATCACGGAGGGGAAAGAATGCGTAAAGAGCATGTTACCGGAAATACAGCGTGTGTTGGGTATATCCTGA
- the iscX gene encoding Fe-S cluster assembly protein IscX, with amino-acid sequence MRWTDTSELAIALDEAHPDADVAHLRFTDLHRWILELPDFEGEPEKSSEGILEAIQMAWLAEKD; translated from the coding sequence ATGCGCTGGACCGACACCTCGGAGCTTGCCATTGCCCTGGATGAAGCCCACCCGGACGCCGATGTGGCCCATCTGCGTTTCACCGACCTGCACCGCTGGATATTAGAGCTGCCTGATTTTGAAGGCGAACCAGAAAAGTCCAGCGAAGGCATCCTCGAAGCCATCCAGATGGCCTGGTTGGCGGAGAAGGACTGA